In Ignavibacteriales bacterium, a genomic segment contains:
- a CDS encoding response regulator transcription factor, with translation MIKVLIGDDHAIIRSGLKQILSEEHNTFICGEAENGQIVLDKIFKESWDIVILDISMPGMNGIEILKEIKKHKPKLPVLVLTVHPGDQFALRCIKAGASGYLTKDSAPEELITAIKKIIDGRKYINSQLAELLAADFERDSTKPLHENLSDREFEVMRLMASGKTAKQIAEELSLSVKTVSTYRARLLEKMGLKTNSALTRYALQNKLV, from the coding sequence ATGATTAAGGTACTTATCGGTGATGACCATGCTATTATCCGCTCCGGATTAAAACAAATTCTTTCGGAAGAGCATAATACCTTTATATGTGGTGAAGCTGAAAATGGTCAGATTGTATTGGATAAAATATTCAAAGAAAGCTGGGATATTGTAATACTGGACATATCTATGCCGGGTATGAACGGAATAGAGATTCTTAAAGAAATTAAAAAGCATAAACCTAAACTTCCGGTATTGGTGCTAACAGTTCATCCTGGTGATCAATTTGCATTAAGATGTATAAAAGCTGGCGCTTCCGGCTACCTTACTAAAGATAGTGCTCCTGAAGAATTAATTACTGCAATTAAAAAAATTATTGATGGCAGAAAATATATCAACAGTCAATTAGCTGAGTTATTAGCAGCTGATTTTGAACGGGATTCTACCAAGCCGCTGCACGAAAATTTATCCGATAGAGAATTTGAAGTTATGAGGTTGATGGCTTCTGGTAAAACTGCAAAACAAATTGCCGAGGAATTATCTCTTAGCGTAAAAACAGTAAGCACATACCGGGCAAGATTGCTTGAAAAGATGGGATTAAAAACAAATTCTGCACTAACCAGGTACGCACTACAAAATAAATTAGTATAA
- a CDS encoding glycosyltransferase family 9 protein, with protein MNKPKRILIIRLSSLGDILLSTPLVRSLKNQWNTEIDFLLRMEYRDVYSNSPHISDLFLYENQNDERLVKELKSKKYDLIIDLQNNLRSNKIVRTLGIESVRFHKKTIDKFLLVKFKINRMTDLPPIPIRYANTVSQFELDDLGLEIFLPNNLPQKIRKKDNYIGLCPGSKHFTKMWPAEYFIQLGIALSKNGYKIALFGGKDDKVICEKIAKKIPSSINLSNENHLLQTATEMKNCKAVICNDSGLTHLACALKVPVVMIMGSTVKEFGFIPYKNKNLILENNSLSCRPCSHIGRKDCPKKHFKCMIDLTPEYTLKMINDFLITI; from the coding sequence TTGAATAAACCGAAAAGAATTTTAATTATTCGTTTAAGCTCACTTGGTGATATTCTATTATCAACTCCGTTGGTACGATCATTAAAAAATCAATGGAATACAGAGATTGATTTTTTGCTGCGCATGGAATACCGGGATGTTTATTCTAATAGTCCGCACATTTCAGATCTCTTCCTTTATGAAAATCAAAATGATGAAAGATTGGTGAAAGAACTGAAAAGTAAAAAATATGATTTAATTATTGATCTTCAGAACAATTTGCGCAGTAATAAAATTGTAAGAACTCTTGGAATTGAATCAGTGCGATTCCACAAAAAAACAATTGATAAATTTCTTCTGGTTAAGTTTAAAATAAACAGGATGACGGATTTGCCTCCGATACCCATCCGATATGCTAATACAGTATCTCAATTTGAATTAGATGATTTAGGACTTGAAATATTTCTTCCAAATAATCTTCCGCAAAAAATAAGAAAGAAAGATAATTATATTGGTCTCTGTCCTGGATCTAAACATTTTACAAAAATGTGGCCTGCGGAATATTTTATTCAATTGGGAATTGCACTTTCAAAAAATGGATATAAAATAGCATTGTTTGGTGGCAAAGATGACAAAGTAATTTGTGAAAAAATCGCAAAAAAAATTCCTTCTTCAATTAATTTAAGCAATGAAAACCATTTGCTTCAAACAGCAACAGAGATGAAAAATTGCAAAGCGGTTATATGTAACGATTCCGGTCTTACACATCTGGCTTGCGCTCTTAAAGTTCCGGTTGTAATGATAATGGGATCCACAGTTAAAGAATTTGGTTTCATTCCATATAAAAACAAAAATTTAATTTTAGAGAACAATTCATTATCTTGCAGACCTTGTTCTCATATAGGAAGAAAAGATTGCCCGAAGAAACATTTTAAATGTATGATTGATCTTACACCAGAATACACTTTAAAAATGATTAATGATTTTTTAATTACAATATGA
- a CDS encoding PAS domain-containing protein gives MKKNFFNSNKNIDFDILKDRFFSVSHELFLISGFDGSIKLINDEVESILGYSTEEIIKIHYQDLIHPEDLTSANKALKNLGIGKATEGQEFRIKCKNGKYKWIYWNATVYAEQKLILSIGIDITSRKETEEELRLLESLVFAFNEIGNLKESLNITLREICRFTGWPFGEAWMLNEISNSLIKISTWHINSEAIMEFAESTKDYKGIPGEGIVGNAWTAKSPVWIEDLSQENNFKRASFIKETGLNSYLIIPILNNQEVVAALAFFQFGSNPINHWLLKLLTTITQHLASLIEHKKVEERLIEKEILLNEIEEITHSGHWEIDYRKESFFWSDGLFSIYGIQPTANINIETISNSIHPADRDKLLQILERVLKEKTSFVVEFKIIRSDGSIRDLISRGDTLRQEDGTIIKMVGITQDITAQKKINAELQKTEIYFRSLIENDFDIKTIINRNGYFKFVSPSAEFVLGYKPEELNGSKVFQYIHPEDLPLFIANIRNLLHIDYNKTILEFRFRKKDGNYCHFESIIKNLLTVPQIEGIIVNSKDISTKKNDEVTIRTLMDVSKKLNSELDVDQIIDILVTEGIKLVDAEHGVAGLRIEEGFVSKKYFKNKAPFNFEYIWQPHEGLAGKVLETKLPYITNSADSDPFSLKSIVYKFKIQTSVCLPIIDSQKEVIGFLKIDNKNDSNGFNNQDVEKLISLAQIAAIAIQNALAFQKIQTAEIQLNNSRQQLRRLSAHLQSAREEERTRIAREIHDELGQSLTGIKMDIAWFEKKYKSTETSDQLLIDKLGSMSQLIDSTINTVRKISSELRPGVLDYLGLPAAIEWQAQDFQNRTGIICKIKSLPEELKIPQNRITAIFRIFQETLTNVARHAQASEVEIRLDVNENFIVLEIKDNGRGITESEIQNTKSLGLLGMHERAELLEGEFKILGSESGTNVIVKIPSYNINNDYEEI, from the coding sequence TTGAAAAAGAATTTTTTCAATTCAAATAAAAATATCGATTTCGATATTCTAAAAGACAGATTCTTTTCTGTTTCTCACGAGTTATTCTTGATATCCGGATTCGATGGGTCAATTAAATTAATTAACGATGAAGTAGAATCTATTCTTGGTTATTCTACTGAAGAAATAATTAAAATTCATTATCAGGATTTGATTCATCCTGAAGATTTAACATCAGCAAATAAAGCGCTTAAGAATTTAGGAATTGGAAAAGCAACTGAAGGACAAGAATTTAGGATAAAATGTAAAAATGGTAAATATAAATGGATATATTGGAATGCAACAGTTTATGCCGAGCAAAAATTAATTCTTTCAATTGGAATTGATATAACCTCCCGAAAAGAAACTGAAGAAGAACTTCGCTTATTAGAATCGTTAGTATTTGCATTTAATGAAATTGGAAATCTAAAAGAATCATTAAACATTACGTTAAGGGAAATATGCAGGTTTACAGGTTGGCCTTTTGGAGAAGCCTGGATGCTTAATGAAATCAGCAATTCTTTAATAAAAATTTCTACCTGGCATATCAATTCAGAAGCAATAATGGAATTTGCAGAAAGCACAAAAGATTACAAAGGAATACCCGGGGAAGGTATTGTTGGTAATGCCTGGACAGCAAAATCCCCAGTTTGGATTGAGGATTTATCGCAAGAAAATAATTTTAAGCGAGCATCTTTTATTAAAGAGACCGGCTTAAATTCATACCTGATAATTCCAATACTTAACAACCAGGAAGTTGTTGCTGCGCTTGCTTTCTTCCAGTTTGGTAGTAATCCAATAAATCATTGGTTACTAAAATTACTTACAACAATAACACAACATCTCGCATCGTTAATTGAACATAAAAAAGTTGAAGAAAGGTTAATAGAAAAAGAAATCCTATTAAATGAAATAGAAGAAATAACACATTCTGGACATTGGGAAATAGATTATAGAAAGGAAAGTTTCTTCTGGTCAGACGGATTATTTTCAATTTATGGTATTCAGCCCACGGCAAATATTAATATTGAAACTATATCTAATTCAATACATCCGGCTGACCGTGACAAGTTACTACAAATCCTTGAACGAGTTCTGAAAGAGAAAACATCGTTTGTTGTTGAATTTAAAATCATCAGATCAGATGGAAGTATTCGCGATTTAATTTCGAGAGGTGACACGTTAAGACAGGAAGATGGCACTATTATTAAAATGGTTGGAATTACTCAGGATATAACAGCCCAGAAAAAAATTAATGCAGAACTTCAGAAGACCGAAATTTACTTTAGATCCTTAATTGAAAATGACTTCGACATAAAAACAATTATTAACAGAAACGGGTATTTTAAATTTGTTAGTCCATCCGCTGAATTTGTTTTAGGATACAAACCGGAGGAACTTAATGGCTCTAAAGTTTTCCAGTACATTCATCCTGAAGATCTTCCATTATTTATAGCTAACATAAGAAATTTGTTGCATATCGATTATAATAAAACAATTCTTGAATTCAGGTTTAGAAAGAAAGATGGAAATTACTGCCACTTTGAAAGTATAATAAAGAATTTACTTACCGTTCCACAAATAGAAGGAATAATTGTAAATTCAAAAGACATTTCAACAAAAAAGAATGATGAAGTTACAATTAGAACTTTGATGGACGTTAGCAAAAAGCTAAACTCAGAACTCGATGTAGATCAAATTATTGATATCCTGGTTACTGAAGGAATTAAATTGGTAGATGCCGAACATGGTGTTGCTGGTTTAAGAATTGAGGAAGGTTTTGTAAGTAAAAAATATTTTAAGAATAAAGCTCCATTCAATTTTGAATATATTTGGCAACCGCATGAAGGATTAGCAGGTAAAGTACTTGAGACAAAATTACCATATATAACAAATAGCGCAGATAGCGATCCTTTCAGCTTAAAAAGTATTGTTTATAAATTTAAAATCCAGACTTCGGTTTGTCTTCCAATTATTGATTCGCAAAAGGAAGTAATTGGTTTTCTGAAAATAGATAACAAAAATGATAGTAATGGTTTTAATAATCAGGATGTAGAAAAATTAATTTCTCTTGCACAAATTGCTGCCATAGCAATTCAAAATGCACTTGCTTTCCAGAAAATCCAAACTGCAGAAATTCAACTTAACAACTCAAGACAACAATTAAGAAGGCTATCCGCTCACTTACAATCTGCAAGAGAAGAAGAACGAACCAGAATTGCCCGGGAAATCCATGATGAATTGGGGCAATCACTTACTGGAATTAAGATGGACATCGCCTGGTTTGAGAAAAAATACAAAAGCACAGAAACAAGCGATCAATTACTTATTGATAAACTTGGTTCAATGTCTCAGCTTATCGATTCAACAATTAACACAGTACGGAAAATATCTTCTGAACTTAGACCGGGTGTATTGGATTACCTTGGGCTTCCCGCAGCAATTGAATGGCAGGCGCAGGATTTTCAAAACAGGACTGGTATAATTTGTAAAATTAAATCCTTACCGGAGGAATTAAAGATCCCACAGAATAGGATTACTGCAATTTTTCGTATTTTCCAGGAAACACTTACAAATGTTGCCCGCCACGCACAGGCAAGTGAAGTTGAAATTAGATTAGATGTGAATGAAAATTTTATTGTTTTGGAAATTAAAGATAACGGCAGAGGCATTACAGAAAGCGAAATACAAAACACAAAATCTTTAGGTTTGCTTGGAATGCATGAAAGAGCTGAATTGCTTGAAGGTGAATTTAAAATTTTGGGATCTGAATCTGGGACAAATGTAATTGTTAAAATTCCTTCTTATAACATCAATAATGATTATGAGGAAATATGA
- a CDS encoding ABC transporter ATP-binding protein — MSQDYKTDDEILGKAYDSKLMKRLLSYVRPYKKYVILAILLNVVVAALGPLRPYLTKIAIDDSIKNKDYHGLLLITLGLIGSLVLQSIIQYYLTYYTEYMGQKIIYDLRTKIFAHIQKLSLKFFDKTPIGRLVTRVTNDVESLNEMFSSGIVMVFSDLFIIVWIFGFMFFMDWQLALVTLSVLPVLFYGTFLFRKKVRDTYRDVRFHLARLNSYMQEHVTGMNVVQIFNKQKDELQKFSSINNDHTQANIKSIFYYAVFFPGVEFLSSIAFALIIWYGGGQIVQGYMTIGVLFAFIQYTEMFFRPIRDLSEKYNIMQTAMASSERIFKLLDNNTFVLNPETPVQIKKVTGEVEFKNVWFAYNSENYILKNVSFKINPGETIAIVGATGAGKTSLINILTRFYDINKGQILVDGVDIKTVDKRELRKYISIVLQDVFLFSGTIKSNISLNNPDITEETIIEAAKNVGAHKFIMSLPDQYNEVVKEKGATLSVGQKQLLSFARALAYNPQILILDEATSSVDTETEILIQQAIEKLLVGRTAIVIAHRLSTIQNADNIIVMHKGELREMGNHQELLAKKGIYYKLYQLQYKDQEISKTA, encoded by the coding sequence ATGTCCCAAGATTATAAAACTGACGATGAGATTTTAGGTAAAGCATACGATTCCAAGTTGATGAAAAGACTTTTAAGTTATGTTAGACCTTACAAAAAGTATGTAATCCTTGCTATACTGTTAAATGTTGTTGTTGCAGCGCTTGGACCACTTAGACCTTACTTAACAAAAATAGCCATTGATGACAGCATTAAGAATAAAGATTATCATGGTTTGCTTTTAATAACTCTTGGTTTAATTGGTTCACTCGTTCTTCAGTCTATAATCCAGTACTACCTTACATATTACACTGAATATATGGGGCAAAAAATAATTTATGATTTGCGGACTAAAATATTTGCTCATATTCAAAAACTTTCACTCAAATTCTTTGATAAAACACCAATCGGAAGATTAGTAACCAGAGTTACAAACGATGTGGAATCATTAAATGAAATGTTTTCTTCCGGTATCGTTATGGTCTTTAGTGATTTGTTCATTATAGTATGGATTTTTGGTTTTATGTTTTTTATGGATTGGCAGTTAGCTTTAGTTACATTATCAGTATTGCCAGTTCTGTTTTATGGTACATTCCTTTTCAGAAAAAAAGTAAGAGATACCTATCGCGATGTAAGATTTCACCTTGCCAGGTTAAACTCATATATGCAGGAACATGTTACCGGAATGAACGTTGTTCAGATTTTTAATAAACAAAAGGATGAGCTTCAAAAATTCTCTTCGATTAATAATGATCATACTCAGGCTAACATAAAATCAATTTTTTATTATGCTGTTTTCTTTCCGGGAGTTGAATTTCTAAGTTCTATCGCATTTGCTCTGATCATTTGGTATGGCGGCGGTCAAATTGTTCAGGGATATATGACAATTGGAGTTTTATTTGCATTCATACAATACACAGAAATGTTTTTCAGACCAATCCGGGATCTTTCTGAAAAATATAATATAATGCAAACAGCAATGGCTTCTTCAGAAAGAATTTTTAAATTGTTAGACAATAATACTTTTGTACTTAATCCTGAAACTCCGGTTCAAATTAAAAAAGTAACTGGTGAGGTGGAATTTAAGAATGTTTGGTTTGCATATAATTCAGAAAACTATATTTTAAAAAATGTTTCTTTCAAAATAAATCCAGGTGAAACAATAGCAATTGTAGGCGCCACAGGTGCTGGCAAAACAAGCCTAATAAATATTCTAACCCGATTTTATGACATCAACAAAGGACAAATACTTGTTGATGGAGTTGACATTAAGACAGTTGATAAAAGAGAACTCAGGAAATATATATCTATCGTTTTACAGGATGTTTTTCTTTTTTCCGGTACAATTAAATCCAACATTAGCTTGAACAATCCTGACATTACTGAAGAAACAATTATTGAAGCAGCAAAAAATGTTGGCGCTCATAAATTCATAATGTCCTTGCCAGATCAATACAACGAAGTTGTAAAAGAAAAAGGTGCGACTTTAAGTGTGGGACAAAAGCAGTTACTTTCATTTGCAAGAGCGCTTGCTTATAATCCGCAAATTCTTATTCTTGATGAAGCAACTTCAAGCGTGGATACTGAAACTGAAATTTTAATTCAACAGGCAATTGAAAAACTTTTGGTGGGAAGAACGGCAATTGTAATTGCCCACCGGTTATCAACCATCCAGAATGCTGATAATATAATTGTAATGCACAAAGGTGAATTGCGTGAAATGGGTAATCATCAGGAATTACTTGCTAAGAAAGGTATTTACTATAAATTGTATCAACTTCAGTATAAAGATCAGGAAATTTCAAAAACAGCATAA
- a CDS encoding response regulator transcription factor: MNVFISDDSPIVRVRLAHIFDEVKGINIIGEAKNVQESIDLINQLKPDVVILDISMPGGSGIDVLKNIKNNNHSIKVIILTNYPYPQYKKICMDNGADYFLDKSNEFNKVVDIFKEI; encoded by the coding sequence ATGAACGTATTTATATCCGATGATTCGCCAATTGTACGTGTTAGACTTGCACACATTTTTGATGAAGTTAAAGGAATTAATATTATTGGCGAAGCCAAAAATGTACAGGAATCTATCGATTTAATTAATCAGCTTAAACCTGATGTAGTAATCCTGGATATTAGCATGCCCGGAGGCAGCGGTATTGATGTTCTGAAAAATATAAAGAATAATAATCACTCTATTAAAGTTATTATTCTTACAAATTATCCTTATCCGCAGTATAAAAAAATTTGTATGGATAATGGAGCAGATTACTTCTTAGATAAATCAAATGAGTTCAATAAAGTTGTTGATATTTTTAAAGAAATATAA
- the fbp gene encoding class 1 fructose-bisphosphatase, translated as MTLERHILEQQKLHPKATGELSALLSDLILAAKVISLEVNKAGLVNILGYTGNSNIHGEQVKKLDIFAHDMLYKAMDHGGHLCVMASEEEENIIHIPPKFKRGKYLMLFDPLDGSSNIDANISIGTIFSVYKRITPDDGNAGTIEDCLQSGFKQEVAGYILYGSSTILVYTAGHRVHGFTLDPAVGEFLLSHENIQIPKKGKIYSINEGNYKYWHPGLKIYIKYLQEEDKETERPYASRYIGSMCADIHRNLLYGGIFMYPADSRNPKGKLRLMYECNPMAFIVENAGGKASDGCKRILDIQPKSLHERTPIFIGSEFDVKMVEKFLAMGESK; from the coding sequence ATGACATTGGAACGTCATATTTTGGAACAGCAGAAGTTGCATCCCAAAGCAACTGGAGAGCTTTCAGCATTGCTTTCCGATTTAATTCTTGCAGCAAAAGTTATTTCACTGGAAGTTAATAAAGCCGGATTGGTAAATATTCTTGGTTACACTGGTAACAGTAATATCCATGGCGAACAAGTTAAAAAATTAGATATCTTTGCCCACGACATGCTTTATAAAGCGATGGATCACGGTGGACATTTATGCGTAATGGCTTCGGAAGAAGAAGAAAATATTATCCACATTCCACCAAAATTTAAACGAGGAAAATACTTAATGCTTTTCGATCCGCTGGATGGATCATCAAATATTGATGCAAACATTAGCATCGGAACTATATTTTCTGTTTATAAAAGAATTACACCGGATGACGGAAATGCCGGAACAATTGAAGACTGTCTTCAAAGCGGATTTAAGCAAGAAGTTGCTGGTTACATTCTTTATGGCTCAAGCACAATTTTGGTGTACACCGCTGGTCACAGAGTGCATGGATTTACTTTGGACCCTGCTGTTGGAGAATTTCTGCTTTCACATGAAAATATTCAAATTCCTAAGAAAGGGAAAATTTATTCAATCAATGAAGGAAATTACAAATACTGGCATCCGGGTTTGAAAATATATATCAAGTACCTGCAGGAAGAAGACAAAGAAACTGAAAGACCTTATGCCTCACGTTATATCGGTTCAATGTGTGCAGACATTCATCGCAATCTTCTTTATGGTGGAATCTTTATGTATCCAGCGGATTCCAGAAATCCAAAAGGGAAATTGCGTTTAATGTATGAATGCAACCCAATGGCATTTATTGTTGAGAATGCTGGCGGCAAAGCTTCGGATGGTTGTAAGAGAATCTTAGATATTCAACCAAAATCACTGCATGAAAGAACCCCGATTTTTATAGGAAGTGAATTTGATGTTAAAATGGTAGAAAAATTTCTGGCAATGGGCGAATCAAAATAA
- a CDS encoding ABC transporter ATP-binding protein, with amino-acid sequence MSSLLSLKKYFIRYKKKLLWGFLFILISNLTAVYVPLLLKDSINALQQKVENSVLVRYALLIVATSLISGIFRYLIRQTIIVVSREMEFDIRQDFWEHIQKLPMRYFQNTSTGNIMAHATNDINAIRMFIGPAVMYSIDTGIRLVIVLFIMFSLSTSLTLYSLVPLPMLSYLVYKLGNQIHIKFNAIQAKFADLTTKAQENFSGIRVIKSYVREENEIKEFKSESLDYLKKNMEMVKIQALFQPALFLVTGTSIILVIWLGGIKVINGELRLGDISAFVIYLSMLIWPMIAVGWVTNIIQQAAASMKRLNNILNEKYEIDDTERTDSDLKSIKGKIEFRNVSFKYLPHLPNVLNNISFEIPEGSTVALVGQTGVGKTSLINLIPRLYDVTEGEIFIDGRNVKEIPLDVLRKQIGIVPQETFLFSDTLANNIAYGLNETKMELVESVSKIAQLNKDVDSFPKKYETILGERGITLSGGQKQRTSLARALAIDPAILILDDSFSAVDTHTEEEILNMLHAFMKDRTSIIISHRISTVKDADRIFVLEDGMIAEQGTHSELVEQNGIYADLHYKQLLEKELEEIN; translated from the coding sequence ATGAGCAGTCTTCTTTCATTAAAAAAATATTTCATTCGATACAAAAAGAAACTCCTGTGGGGTTTTCTATTTATTCTTATTTCAAATCTAACAGCAGTTTATGTTCCATTGCTGTTAAAAGACAGCATAAATGCACTTCAGCAAAAAGTGGAAAATTCTGTCTTAGTAAGATATGCTTTACTGATTGTTGCAACATCGTTGATAAGTGGAATATTCAGATATCTAATTCGCCAGACAATTATAGTTGTTTCCCGCGAGATGGAATTTGATATACGACAGGATTTCTGGGAGCATATTCAAAAACTTCCAATGCGCTATTTCCAGAATACTTCCACTGGAAACATTATGGCGCATGCTACAAATGATATAAATGCTATAAGAATGTTTATTGGACCAGCTGTTATGTATTCAATAGACACTGGGATAAGATTAGTAATCGTTTTATTCATTATGTTTTCACTAAGCACAAGCTTAACTCTTTATTCCCTTGTTCCCCTTCCGATGCTTTCTTACCTGGTTTATAAACTTGGGAATCAAATTCATATTAAGTTTAATGCTATACAGGCAAAGTTTGCTGACTTAACGACAAAAGCTCAGGAAAATTTTTCCGGAATTAGAGTAATCAAATCGTATGTACGTGAAGAAAATGAAATAAAAGAATTTAAAAGTGAAAGCCTGGATTATCTTAAAAAGAATATGGAAATGGTTAAAATTCAAGCGCTGTTTCAACCAGCATTGTTTTTAGTAACTGGTACTTCAATTATTCTTGTAATCTGGTTAGGCGGTATAAAGGTAATTAATGGTGAACTTCGGCTTGGAGACATTTCAGCATTTGTAATTTATCTTAGTATGCTTATCTGGCCAATGATTGCTGTTGGATGGGTAACAAATATTATTCAGCAAGCCGCAGCAAGTATGAAAAGATTGAATAATATACTAAATGAGAAATATGAAATTGATGACACAGAAAGAACTGATTCTGATTTAAAAAGTATTAAAGGAAAAATTGAATTCAGGAATGTTTCATTCAAATATCTTCCGCATCTTCCAAACGTTCTTAATAATATTAGTTTTGAAATTCCTGAGGGCAGCACTGTAGCATTAGTTGGACAAACAGGTGTTGGTAAAACATCGCTTATAAATTTAATTCCACGATTGTATGATGTTACTGAAGGTGAAATTTTTATAGATGGGAGAAATGTTAAAGAAATTCCGCTTGATGTTTTAAGAAAACAAATTGGTATTGTTCCGCAGGAAACATTTTTATTCTCAGATACTTTGGCAAACAACATTGCATACGGATTGAATGAAACAAAAATGGAATTAGTTGAGAGTGTTTCCAAAATAGCACAATTAAATAAAGATGTTGATTCCTTTCCTAAAAAATACGAGACGATCCTTGGTGAGCGAGGCATTACTCTTTCTGGCGGACAAAAGCAAAGAACATCACTGGCAAGAGCATTGGCAATAGATCCAGCTATTTTAATTCTTGATGATTCATTTTCTGCTGTTGATACTCATACTGAGGAAGAAATCTTAAATATGCTCCACGCTTTTATGAAGGATAGAACAAGCATAATTATTAGCCATAGAATTTCCACCGTAAAAGATGCTGATAGGATTTTTGTGCTTGAAGATGGAATGATTGCTGAACAAGGCACTCACTCAGAATTGGTTGAACAAAACGGAATTTATGCCGATTTGCATTACAAACAATTACTCGAAAAGGAACTGGAAGAAATCAATTGA
- a CDS encoding 3-deoxy-D-manno-octulosonic acid transferase has product MKKIWFLIYNGIFIPLLFVGLQIGSLFNPKIRKGIRDRKRLYEDLVLALIALDKKKKLIWFHSSSMGEFEQAKPIIQQLKAEREVNILATFFSPSGYENSKNYPFADVVSYIPFDTPSLAKRFIKTVQPDLAIIMRYDIWPNFIWAMKESNIPCLLVDATMRSDSSRKLPISKSFHKSLYKDLTKILTVSETDLNNFKDFNIPDNKISSVGDTRFDRVFQKSIAAKEKKLFKEELFKGKKIFVMGSSWESDEEIFIPAFLKLIEYQTDIVLFLVPHEPTIQRLEKLENQFAGKILSIRFSYLNEYINEKIVIIDSIGILLTLYYYAQVAFVGGSFKQGIHNVLEPAVYGIPVLFGPKIENSQEAQKLVALGGAKTIKTKSQAYRTLRNLFSNNDMRKEMGCVAYRYVNDNTGATNKILKEIYKFF; this is encoded by the coding sequence ATGAAAAAAATTTGGTTTTTAATATATAACGGAATATTTATTCCTCTGCTTTTTGTAGGACTTCAAATTGGTTCCTTGTTTAATCCCAAAATAAGGAAAGGAATTAGAGATAGGAAAAGATTGTATGAAGATTTGGTTCTTGCATTAATTGCCTTGGATAAAAAAAAGAAACTTATATGGTTCCATTCATCTTCGATGGGAGAATTTGAGCAGGCGAAACCAATAATCCAGCAGCTTAAGGCTGAAAGAGAAGTAAATATTTTAGCTACATTTTTTTCACCTTCGGGATATGAAAACTCTAAGAATTACCCTTTTGCAGATGTTGTTTCTTACATTCCATTTGATACTCCTTCTCTGGCAAAAAGATTTATTAAGACTGTCCAACCCGATTTAGCAATTATAATGCGTTATGATATCTGGCCAAATTTTATTTGGGCAATGAAAGAAAGCAATATTCCCTGTCTTTTAGTCGATGCAACTATGCGAAGCGATTCAAGCCGGAAACTCCCAATTTCTAAAAGTTTTCACAAATCTCTTTACAAGGATTTAACTAAAATCCTAACTGTATCAGAAACTGATTTAAATAATTTTAAAGATTTTAATATTCCAGATAATAAAATCAGTTCTGTTGGAGATACGCGGTTTGACCGGGTATTTCAAAAAAGTATTGCCGCAAAAGAAAAAAAATTATTTAAGGAAGAATTGTTTAAAGGTAAAAAAATATTTGTTATGGGCAGTTCCTGGGAATCAGATGAAGAAATTTTTATCCCCGCCTTTCTTAAATTGATAGAATACCAAACAGATATTGTTTTGTTCTTAGTCCCTCACGAACCAACGATTCAACGTTTGGAAAAATTGGAGAACCAGTTTGCAGGAAAAATTTTATCAATAAGATTTTCTTATTTGAACGAATACATAAATGAAAAAATAGTTATCATCGATTCTATTGGCATATTATTGACTCTTTACTATTATGCGCAAGTTGCGTTTGTTGGAGGTAGTTTTAAGCAAGGTATTCACAATGTTCTGGAACCAGCAGTTTATGGTATTCCGGTTCTGTTTGGCCCAAAAATAGAAAATTCGCAGGAAGCACAAAAGCTGGTTGCGTTGGGTGGAGCAAAAACTATCAAAACTAAAAGTCAGGCTTACCGTACACTAAGAAATCTTTTTAGTAATAATGATATGCGCAAGGAAATGGGCTGTGTTGCTTATCGATATGTAAATGACAATACTGGAGCAACAAATAAGATTCTGAAAGAAATCTATAAGTTCTTTTAA